A window of the Egibacter rhizosphaerae genome harbors these coding sequences:
- a CDS encoding SRPBCC family protein, with protein MTLPWTVEITAWEPPHRYAFALINGRLRLAGEQRFEPAGDGCRVEARLDIGVPWLRLGRLGGRIGSAVLQRVEVALAEDLDALHDLVVAET; from the coding sequence GTGACCTTGCCGTGGACCGTGGAGATCACCGCCTGGGAGCCCCCTCACCGTTACGCGTTCGCCTTGATCAACGGTCGGCTCCGGCTGGCGGGCGAGCAACGCTTCGAGCCGGCCGGCGACGGGTGTCGCGTCGAGGCGCGGCTGGACATCGGCGTTCCGTGGCTGCGGCTCGGCCGGCTCGGCGGTCGCATCGGCAGCGCGGTGCTGCAGCGGGTGGAGGTGGCGTTGGCCGAGGACCTCGACGCCCTGCACGACCTCGTCGTCGCCGAGACCTGA
- a CDS encoding RrF2 family transcriptional regulator, whose product MQIRLGRRADYAIRAVLHIARRHGERAKAREIAEAMHVPETFLPQILAALVRAELVTSVAGPDGGYALATEPERVSMLDVVTAVEGEVRSTDCVLRGGPCRWEDRCAVHEPWARAQQALLDQLGATTFAELREADELLEAERVV is encoded by the coding sequence ATGCAGATCCGGCTGGGCCGTCGGGCCGACTACGCCATCCGCGCCGTGCTGCACATCGCGCGGCGCCACGGCGAGCGCGCGAAGGCTCGTGAGATCGCCGAGGCGATGCACGTCCCCGAGACGTTCCTGCCGCAGATCCTCGCCGCGCTCGTGCGCGCCGAGCTCGTCACGAGCGTGGCCGGACCGGACGGGGGCTACGCGCTCGCCACCGAGCCCGAGCGGGTGTCGATGCTCGACGTCGTGACCGCCGTCGAGGGCGAGGTGCGCTCCACCGACTGCGTGCTCCGCGGGGGACCGTGCCGGTGGGAGGACCGCTGCGCGGTCCACGAGCCGTGGGCGCGTGCGCAGCAAGCCCTGCTCGACCAGCTCGGCGCGACCACGTTCGCCGAGCTGCGCGAGGCGGACGAGCTGCTTGAGGCCGAGCGCGTCGTCTGA